One genomic segment of Catalinimonas alkaloidigena includes these proteins:
- a CDS encoding class I SAM-dependent methyltransferase → MTQTKQHYGENPIEVRETDHYQMEYVHSFVEKWDQLIDWDARAKGENDFFIKVLQDYKKKKVLDAATGTGYHSVQLLNAGFDVVSVDGSPVMLAKAFDNAQKHGHIIRTVHADWRWLNRDLYGRYDAVICLGNSFTHLFDENDRRKTLAEFYSALKHDGILIIDQRNYDSILDQGFSSKHTYYYAGENVKAEPEHIDEGLARFRYEFPDKSSYHLNMFPLRKNYVRNLLCEVGFQKVTTYGDFQETYQSEEPDFFIHVAEKSYNP, encoded by the coding sequence ATGACGCAAACTAAACAGCACTACGGAGAAAATCCTATTGAGGTAAGAGAAACAGATCATTACCAAATGGAGTATGTCCATAGTTTTGTAGAGAAGTGGGATCAATTGATTGACTGGGATGCCCGCGCCAAAGGTGAGAATGATTTTTTCATCAAAGTACTACAGGATTACAAAAAGAAAAAAGTATTGGATGCCGCCACGGGAACCGGCTATCATTCTGTGCAATTGTTAAACGCAGGTTTTGATGTAGTGAGCGTGGACGGAAGTCCTGTAATGCTTGCCAAAGCTTTTGACAATGCTCAAAAACATGGACATATCATCAGAACAGTGCATGCTGACTGGCGCTGGCTCAACCGTGACCTTTATGGTCGCTACGATGCCGTGATCTGCCTGGGGAACTCTTTTACGCACCTGTTTGACGAGAACGACCGTCGTAAAACTCTGGCCGAATTCTATTCTGCCCTCAAGCATGACGGTATACTAATCATAGACCAGAGAAACTATGATTCTATACTGGATCAAGGATTCTCCAGCAAGCATACTTACTACTACGCAGGTGAGAATGTGAAAGCAGAGCCTGAACATATTGATGAGGGTTTGGCACGTTTCCGCTACGAGTTTCCCGATAAGTCATCATATCATTTGAACATGTTCCCTCTAAGAAAAAATTATGTGCGTAACTTACTCTGCGAAGTAGGATTTCAGAAGGTAACTACCTACGGTGATTTCCAGGAGACCTATCAGTCTGAAGAGCCTGACTTTTTTATACATGTAGCAGAGAAATCTTATAACCCATAA
- a CDS encoding response regulator gives MAKYQKIFLVDDDDVACFINQNLIEELGFATDVQPFTDAEEVFPYLNDSKTRPDLILLDLKMPVFDGFDFLEKFQHLSEDIRSSVKIVVLTTSENPKDRKRLAKLGYEKYLIKPLNKNKLETL, from the coding sequence ATGGCTAAATATCAAAAAATATTCCTGGTTGACGATGACGATGTTGCCTGTTTCATAAACCAAAACTTAATTGAAGAATTAGGTTTTGCAACTGATGTGCAACCATTTACAGATGCAGAAGAAGTATTTCCGTATCTGAACGATAGTAAAACAAGGCCTGATCTGATTTTGTTGGATCTAAAAATGCCAGTTTTTGATGGCTTTGATTTTTTGGAAAAGTTCCAGCATCTCAGTGAAGATATTCGTTCATCCGTTAAGATTGTGGTGTTAACAACCTCTGAAAATCCTAAAGACAGAAAAAGATTGGCAAAGCTTGGATATGAAAAGTATCTGATCAAACCGTTGAACAAAAACAAGCTTGAGACTCTTTAA
- a CDS encoding NAD(P)-binding domain-containing protein produces MDEKANCDFGMIGLGVMGRNFILNVADHGFEVIGYDLDKAKVDALNQAKNL; encoded by the coding sequence ATGGACGAAAAAGCAAATTGTGACTTTGGAATGATTGGCCTGGGAGTAATGGGAAGAAATTTTATACTAAATGTCGCTGATCATGGCTTTGAAGTGATCGGTTATGATCTAGATAAAGCCAAAGTAGACGCGCTCAATCAGGCAAAAAATCTGTAA
- a CDS encoding DUF3817 domain-containing protein, producing the protein MPQVKAHKNLIGQLRTAAILEGISYLLLLGITMPLKYLADMPEPNMIVGYAHGLLFIWYVGLVVLVAYRYRWNFKSTAIALAASLIPAATFYVEAKMLKDKSLTT; encoded by the coding sequence ATGCCTCAGGTAAAAGCTCACAAAAATCTGATTGGACAATTACGAACCGCAGCGATTCTGGAAGGAATTTCATATCTATTATTATTGGGTATTACCATGCCCTTAAAATACCTTGCCGATATGCCTGAACCCAATATGATAGTAGGTTATGCCCATGGCCTGCTTTTTATTTGGTATGTAGGCTTGGTAGTATTGGTAGCTTATCGTTATCGCTGGAATTTCAAATCCACGGCCATCGCATTGGCTGCTTCTCTCATTCCAGCAGCAACCTTTTATGTGGAAGCAAAAATGCTGAAGGATAAGAGTCTTACTACCTAA
- a CDS encoding RpiB/LacA/LacB family sugar-phosphate isomerase, producing the protein MKIGIAADHGGFALKEKLKAILQNHYTIRDYGAGVYNAADDYPDFVYPLAKAVSNGEIERGVAICGSGIGACIVANKVPGVRAALINESYSAHQGVEHDDMNIICLGARVIGDTYAEELVNTFLKATYSGEGRHERRLNKLKNIEIKYKP; encoded by the coding sequence ATGAAAATCGGTATTGCGGCTGACCACGGTGGTTTTGCACTTAAGGAAAAGCTAAAAGCAATTTTGCAGAATCATTACACGATCCGGGATTACGGAGCAGGTGTTTATAATGCTGCTGATGATTACCCTGATTTTGTATATCCTCTTGCTAAAGCAGTAAGTAATGGAGAAATTGAAAGGGGAGTCGCAATCTGTGGTAGTGGCATTGGGGCATGCATCGTTGCCAACAAAGTGCCAGGGGTACGTGCTGCTCTCATCAATGAAAGCTACTCTGCGCATCAGGGGGTAGAGCACGACGATATGAATATTATCTGCCTCGGTGCTCGTGTCATAGGTGATACCTATGCGGAAGAGCTAGTGAACACTTTTCTAAAAGCCACTTATTCCGGTGAAGGTAGACATGAAAGACGATTGAATAAGCTTAAAAATATCGAAATCAAATACAAACCTTAA
- the gndA gene encoding NADP-dependent phosphogluconate dehydrogenase: protein MSEFIESLKIPRKLMLLVPAGKVVDTVIESIKPHLSQGDIIIDGGNSHYNDTQRRMEQLEKDGLHYLGMGVSGGEKGARLGPSLMPGGKVEAYAPAKDILEAAAAKVEGEACVTFLGKGAAGHYVKMVHNGIEYGIMQLLAESYAILHRVGGLNENQLHLAFDEWNKGDLQSFLVEITADIFKQKDDLLEGEMLINSILDSAKQKGTGKWTSQSAMDLGVGIPSIDSAVTMRFQSALKNERVEAEKLLTGPAFQFEVEQEQLIQQVHDALYFAILITYAQGFAMLKKASDEMNFGLKLADVARIWRGGCIIRAKMLEQFMEAFRTKP, encoded by the coding sequence CTGAGCGAATTTATTGAAAGCCTCAAAATACCCCGAAAGCTGATGTTGCTTGTACCCGCCGGTAAAGTAGTAGATACAGTAATAGAAAGCATAAAGCCTCATTTGTCCCAAGGAGATATTATCATTGACGGCGGTAACTCTCATTATAATGATACCCAAAGGCGCATGGAACAGCTTGAAAAGGATGGTTTGCACTATCTGGGTATGGGGGTTTCCGGTGGAGAAAAAGGGGCGAGATTGGGCCCCAGCCTGATGCCGGGTGGAAAGGTGGAGGCGTATGCTCCCGCCAAGGATATACTTGAGGCTGCTGCAGCTAAAGTTGAGGGTGAAGCCTGTGTTACCTTCTTGGGGAAGGGAGCCGCGGGTCATTATGTGAAAATGGTGCACAATGGTATTGAATACGGTATCATGCAGTTGTTAGCTGAGTCCTACGCTATTCTGCATCGTGTGGGAGGACTCAATGAAAACCAGCTCCACCTTGCGTTTGATGAATGGAACAAAGGTGATCTACAGTCATTTTTGGTAGAAATCACTGCCGATATTTTCAAGCAAAAGGATGATCTCTTGGAAGGAGAGATGCTGATCAATAGTATTTTGGATAGCGCCAAACAAAAGGGGACTGGTAAATGGACCTCTCAGAGTGCGATGGATCTGGGCGTGGGCATCCCTAGCATTGATTCAGCGGTAACGATGCGCTTTCAGTCTGCCTTGAAAAATGAGAGGGTAGAAGCTGAAAAATTACTCACTGGCCCTGCGTTTCAGTTTGAGGTAGAACAGGAGCAGCTTATTCAGCAGGTACATGATGCTTTGTATTTTGCGATCCTCATTACCTATGCACAGGGGTTTGCTATGCTAAAAAAAGCGTCAGACGAAATGAACTTTGGCCTTAAGCTCGCAGATGTTGCCAGAATCTGGCGAGGAGGTTGTATCATCAGGGCCAAGATGTTAGAGCAGTTTATGGAGGCGTTTCGAACTAAACCATAA
- a CDS encoding M28 family peptidase, which yields MIKIFTFLSSLLAIPASLVAQAQLTAPPAVDMRMYDIIENVSAERIEQDIRRLAGFGTRNTFSDTVSDTRGIGAARRWVKAEFDRISEDCGGCLEVFYQQDFVEEGMTSRVPKDAWIVNVVAIQRGKVHPNQYVIMSGDIDSRASNSTNYEIDAPGANDNASGMAGAIEAARVLSQYEFPNSIVYVGLSGEEQGLFGGKGLAEYAQREDWGIIGVLNNDMIGNIEGIDGVVDNRSFRIFSEPVPPGETEEERRFRRFTGGEVDGISRQLARYVHRQTETYMPMMNPMMIYRLDRFGRGGHHRPFNDLGIAGIRIMEAHENYNRQHQDIRTENGIEYGDVIEGVNFEYAKKLTAVNAISLAGLGWAPPAPDSVKIGGVVQPSTTLAWQMSDDPSLAGYKIYWRETTAPQWQNSRFVGKVDEYTLENIVIDNYYFGVAAVGEDGNESVVSFPSDLIR from the coding sequence ATGATCAAAATATTTACATTTCTTTCATCACTTTTAGCCATACCTGCATCATTAGTTGCCCAAGCTCAACTTACCGCTCCTCCGGCTGTAGATATGCGCATGTACGATATCATTGAAAATGTATCTGCTGAACGCATTGAGCAAGATATTCGCCGGCTGGCCGGCTTTGGTACACGAAACACTTTTTCCGATACAGTGTCAGACACGAGGGGAATAGGTGCTGCCCGCCGATGGGTCAAAGCTGAATTTGACAGGATTTCTGAAGATTGTGGTGGCTGCCTGGAGGTATTCTATCAGCAGGATTTTGTGGAAGAAGGCATGACGAGCCGTGTACCTAAAGATGCCTGGATCGTAAATGTGGTAGCTATTCAGAGAGGTAAGGTTCATCCCAACCAATACGTGATCATGTCGGGTGATATTGACTCCCGGGCCTCCAACTCTACTAATTATGAAATTGATGCGCCCGGAGCCAACGACAATGCATCAGGTATGGCAGGAGCTATTGAAGCCGCACGCGTACTATCGCAGTACGAGTTTCCTAACTCCATCGTTTATGTTGGCTTATCGGGCGAAGAGCAGGGACTCTTTGGTGGCAAAGGACTGGCAGAATATGCGCAGCGTGAAGACTGGGGAATAATCGGCGTGCTAAATAATGATATGATTGGGAATATTGAAGGCATAGATGGAGTGGTTGACAATCGTAGCTTTCGCATCTTTTCAGAGCCGGTACCCCCTGGCGAAACCGAGGAGGAGAGACGTTTCCGTCGTTTTACCGGAGGAGAAGTAGATGGCATCTCCCGTCAACTGGCCCGCTATGTACACCGACAGACAGAAACCTATATGCCCATGATGAACCCTATGATGATCTATCGCCTGGATAGGTTCGGGAGGGGAGGGCACCACCGTCCATTCAACGACCTTGGCATTGCCGGTATCCGTATTATGGAAGCCCATGAAAACTATAATCGGCAGCATCAGGACATACGGACTGAAAACGGAATTGAATACGGAGACGTGATTGAAGGCGTGAATTTTGAGTACGCTAAAAAACTAACGGCTGTCAATGCAATATCACTTGCCGGTTTAGGCTGGGCACCTCCTGCACCGGACAGTGTCAAAATCGGGGGTGTGGTTCAGCCATCCACCACATTGGCCTGGCAAATGTCTGATGACCCCAGCCTGGCAGGTTATAAAATCTACTGGAGAGAAACTACCGCACCTCAGTGGCAAAACAGCCGCTTTGTAGGAAAAGTAGATGAATACACCTTAGAAAATATTGTGATTGACAATTACTACTTTGGAGTGGCTGCGGTAGGTGAGGATGGTAATGAATCTGTTGTATCATTTCCTTCAGACCTGATCCGCTAG
- the zwf gene encoding glucose-6-phosphate dehydrogenase: MEFSKAKLAPTVLIIFGGSGDLNKRKLIPALFNLFLDSYLPDQFSVIGLGRTEYSNEEYREMLRKEVAEFSRREIADQAVWNIFAEHIEYFIMDVKKKESFQQLDTKIAELEQSWNVKANRLFYLSVAPQLFATIATNLASTQACHDLECSRIVIEKPFGHDLKSARQLNKLLTDLYDEKQIFRIDHYLGKETVQNILTFRFANTIFEPLWNRNYIDHVQITVAETVGVESRGSYYEESGALRDMVQNHVLQLVSMIAMEPPINLDADEIRNKKVDVLKAIRILEPEEVDKHAVRAQYDKGWIRGKKVKGYTEEEGVSQDSTTETYTALKFYIDNWRWQDVPIYVRTGKRMADKCSVITIQLRKPPHRAFAYDHQAVREPNRIIINIQPDMGITIRFQAKRPGIHQILNPVEMVFDYQTFYDAEPPEAYEALLLDAIEGNAALFMRADQVEEAWKVVMPILDKWKENGKQALPKYASGSWGPQEADDLLKREEHEWINPKATNVKETVIEENEQFPKKGILNLHVYENTDDLSYSAAELFVRKSCEAVEKYGRFVVCLTGGSSPKALYSLLSKVPFVNQVPWNKTYVFWGDERPVPIHDKDSNAGMAHKALLDHVPVPKEHIFPIHGEFRADIAALQYEETLQEFFQGRSPRFDLILLGMGDDGHTASLFPHVAFSHKSMTWVKELWVEKLDTYRISLMPQLINQAECVAFLAFGEKKADALHEVLEGVYNPEEYPAQLIKPEDGELHWYIDHLAASKLNKSIS, encoded by the coding sequence ATGGAATTTAGCAAAGCAAAGCTGGCTCCTACCGTGTTGATCATTTTCGGAGGGAGCGGCGATCTTAATAAAAGAAAACTCATTCCTGCCTTATTTAACCTCTTCCTGGACAGTTACCTGCCCGATCAGTTTAGTGTGATAGGACTGGGACGTACTGAATACTCTAATGAAGAGTATCGTGAGATGCTCCGCAAGGAAGTAGCTGAGTTCTCAAGGAGGGAAATTGCTGACCAGGCAGTATGGAATATCTTCGCTGAGCATATTGAATACTTCATTATGGACGTGAAGAAAAAAGAGTCCTTTCAGCAGCTAGACACCAAAATAGCTGAACTGGAGCAAAGCTGGAATGTCAAGGCCAACCGCCTTTTTTACTTATCTGTTGCACCACAGCTCTTCGCGACCATAGCTACCAATCTGGCAAGTACACAAGCCTGTCATGATCTGGAATGCTCGCGTATTGTCATAGAAAAACCTTTTGGCCATGACCTGAAAAGCGCAAGACAGCTTAACAAACTCTTAACTGACTTGTACGACGAGAAGCAGATATTCCGGATTGACCATTACCTTGGCAAAGAAACTGTACAAAACATTCTCACTTTCCGTTTTGCCAACACCATTTTTGAACCCCTCTGGAATCGTAATTACATAGATCATGTACAGATTACAGTGGCTGAAACAGTGGGCGTGGAAAGCAGAGGTAGTTACTACGAGGAATCAGGGGCATTGCGCGATATGGTACAGAATCACGTACTCCAATTGGTATCCATGATCGCGATGGAACCTCCTATTAATCTGGACGCTGATGAAATCCGCAACAAAAAAGTAGATGTGTTGAAAGCCATCCGTATTCTGGAGCCTGAAGAGGTAGATAAGCATGCCGTGAGAGCTCAGTACGATAAGGGCTGGATCAGGGGTAAAAAGGTAAAAGGTTATACTGAGGAAGAAGGCGTCAGCCAGGATTCTACCACTGAAACCTATACCGCACTCAAATTTTATATTGATAACTGGAGGTGGCAGGATGTCCCTATATACGTAAGGACAGGAAAACGTATGGCGGATAAATGCTCGGTCATCACCATTCAGCTTCGTAAACCACCTCACCGGGCATTTGCTTACGACCATCAGGCAGTAAGAGAACCAAACCGTATCATCATCAACATACAGCCGGATATGGGCATTACCATTCGGTTTCAGGCCAAGCGTCCGGGAATTCATCAAATCCTGAACCCGGTGGAGATGGTATTTGATTATCAGACCTTTTATGATGCTGAACCGCCCGAAGCTTATGAAGCACTCCTGCTGGATGCGATTGAAGGTAATGCCGCGCTTTTTATGCGTGCCGACCAGGTAGAAGAAGCCTGGAAAGTAGTGATGCCAATACTGGATAAGTGGAAAGAAAATGGTAAGCAGGCTTTACCCAAGTATGCTTCAGGAAGCTGGGGGCCTCAGGAAGCCGATGATCTACTGAAACGGGAAGAACATGAGTGGATCAACCCCAAAGCTACCAATGTCAAAGAAACAGTGATAGAGGAGAATGAGCAGTTTCCAAAGAAGGGTATCCTTAATTTGCATGTTTACGAAAATACGGATGATCTGAGTTATAGCGCAGCCGAGTTATTTGTGAGGAAGAGCTGTGAGGCTGTAGAGAAATACGGCCGTTTTGTAGTATGCCTAACAGGAGGTAGTTCTCCCAAAGCGCTGTACAGTTTGCTGTCCAAAGTACCTTTCGTGAATCAGGTGCCCTGGAACAAAACCTATGTATTTTGGGGTGATGAACGGCCTGTCCCCATACATGATAAAGACAGTAATGCCGGCATGGCACACAAGGCCCTCTTAGATCATGTGCCGGTGCCAAAAGAACATATATTTCCTATTCATGGTGAGTTCCGTGCTGATATCGCTGCCTTACAGTATGAAGAGACCCTGCAGGAGTTTTTCCAGGGCAGGTCTCCTCGCTTTGACCTGATCCTGTTAGGTATGGGAGATGATGGACATACTGCTTCGCTTTTTCCTCACGTAGCATTCTCGCATAAGTCTATGACCTGGGTTAAAGAATTGTGGGTAGAAAAACTGGATACCTATCGTATCAGCCTGATGCCTCAGTTGATCAATCAGGCTGAGTGTGTTGCTTTTCTGGCTTTTGGAGAGAAGAAAGCGGATGCCTTGCATGAAGTATTGGAGGGAGTCTATAATCCTGAAGAATACCCCGCACAACTGATTAAGCCTGAAGATGGTGAATTGCATTGGTACATAGATCACCTGGCTGCCTCAAAGCTGAACAAAAGCATAAGCTAA
- a CDS encoding methyltransferase domain-containing protein, whose product MDENKLVEITKEYYNSQDADEFYHTVWGGEDIHIGIYDGSNTIKEASRETVVQMAEEINHVGEADRILDLGAGYGGAARYLADKYGCHVDCLNLSTTENQRNVEKNRKQGLDHLINVIEGNFEDLPFEDAKYDVVWSQDAILHSNQKYKVFQEASRVLKPGGIFIFTDPMQADDCPEGVLDAVLKRIHLEEMGSMAKYREFADQLGLMEMRTIDMPEQLVNHYSNVLKGLQTHYDKVIENVSKEYADNMQQGLKHWVEAGNQGYLNWGIMKFKKF is encoded by the coding sequence ATGGATGAAAATAAACTCGTTGAGATAACCAAAGAGTATTATAACAGCCAGGATGCCGATGAATTCTATCATACGGTATGGGGAGGAGAAGATATACACATAGGCATTTATGATGGTAGTAACACCATCAAGGAAGCTTCCCGTGAGACTGTCGTGCAAATGGCAGAAGAAATCAATCATGTTGGTGAAGCTGACAGAATATTAGATTTGGGTGCCGGCTATGGCGGTGCTGCCCGCTATCTTGCGGATAAGTACGGGTGCCATGTAGACTGCCTCAACCTGAGTACGACCGAAAATCAGCGTAATGTAGAGAAGAACCGTAAGCAGGGCTTAGACCATCTGATCAATGTGATAGAAGGTAACTTTGAAGACCTGCCTTTTGAAGATGCCAAGTACGATGTAGTCTGGTCGCAGGATGCCATATTGCATAGCAATCAAAAGTACAAAGTATTTCAGGAGGCTTCACGGGTACTCAAGCCCGGTGGTATTTTCATTTTTACTGACCCTATGCAGGCGGATGACTGTCCGGAAGGGGTGCTGGATGCCGTACTCAAACGAATTCATCTGGAAGAAATGGGCTCTATGGCCAAGTACAGAGAGTTTGCCGACCAGTTGGGACTGATGGAAATGAGAACCATTGACATGCCTGAGCAACTGGTGAACCATTATTCCAATGTGCTGAAAGGACTGCAAACGCACTATGATAAAGTGATAGAAAATGTCTCTAAAGAATATGCGGACAATATGCAGCAGGGCCTTAAGCACTGGGTGGAAGCCGGGAACCAGGGCTACCTGAACTGGGGCATCATGAAATTCAAGAAGTTTTAG
- a CDS encoding sensor histidine kinase: MPHGHCYYWEPFILWSQAITNSIIALAYFAIPISLVQIVRRRNDFRYTWMLVLFAIFILGCGATHVMDVINIWTPFYYTDVIIRMITALASIGTAIIFILITPKLILIPSAEKWKAVNLELSNYTNNLENEVELRTAELTENIATMNFLTDTIPQMVWTANKNGELDYYNKNWYAYTGLSEKESMAYGWQTVIHPDEKQALTERWNYSVKTSENFQFEFRIKNARDGSYRWHLGRAHPMRDENNEVLKWFGTATDIHDQKEKSDEVRKVNKELDQFIYTASHDLKAPVANLEGLMQLVEQRCDKENQEENRTLYAMMNKQVNRLKLIIHDLSDVGQIKKASRDDFENVNLRTMVNDFVQSNVDKIDESETSIQLDLNEEVIYFSPQHLQIILFNLLDNAIKYTKYANKSQIKVTTAIDDGYWVMKVEDNGIGINEEHQLKIFDMFQRFSHHKDGTGMGLYIVKTTVEKYKGCVSVESEAGQGSTFIVSLPAPLLKAENQYKNNGK; this comes from the coding sequence ATGCCTCATGGTCATTGCTATTATTGGGAGCCATTTATTCTCTGGTCACAGGCTATCACAAACTCCATCATCGCACTGGCGTATTTTGCCATACCCATCAGCCTGGTACAAATCGTAAGGAGACGGAATGACTTCAGGTACACATGGATGTTGGTGCTTTTTGCCATTTTTATTCTTGGATGTGGGGCTACCCATGTTATGGATGTTATCAATATCTGGACCCCATTTTATTATACCGATGTCATCATCCGCATGATCACCGCGCTGGCTTCAATAGGCACAGCTATCATTTTCATCCTTATTACCCCCAAGCTCATCCTAATTCCTAGTGCTGAGAAATGGAAAGCCGTGAATCTGGAGTTGTCTAATTATACAAACAACCTTGAAAATGAGGTAGAACTTCGAACTGCTGAACTCACAGAAAACATTGCTACCATGAATTTCTTAACCGACACTATACCTCAAATGGTATGGACGGCCAATAAAAATGGTGAGTTGGATTACTATAATAAGAATTGGTATGCCTATACTGGCCTTAGTGAAAAAGAAAGTATGGCATATGGCTGGCAGACAGTGATTCATCCTGACGAAAAGCAGGCCCTTACTGAGCGATGGAACTATTCAGTTAAAACATCAGAGAACTTTCAATTTGAGTTTAGAATAAAAAATGCCAGAGATGGCTCTTACCGTTGGCACCTGGGTAGAGCGCACCCCATGCGGGATGAAAATAATGAAGTGCTTAAATGGTTTGGTACTGCCACTGACATTCATGATCAGAAAGAGAAAAGTGATGAAGTCAGAAAAGTTAATAAAGAACTTGATCAGTTTATTTACACTGCTTCTCATGACCTCAAAGCACCGGTCGCTAATTTGGAAGGCTTAATGCAATTGGTTGAACAACGCTGTGACAAAGAGAACCAAGAGGAAAATCGCACGCTCTACGCTATGATGAACAAGCAGGTAAACAGGCTCAAATTGATCATTCATGATCTATCTGATGTGGGCCAAATTAAAAAAGCCAGCAGAGATGATTTTGAGAATGTTAACCTGAGGACAATGGTTAATGACTTTGTTCAAAGTAATGTGGATAAAATCGACGAAAGCGAGACCAGCATCCAGCTTGACCTAAATGAGGAGGTAATCTATTTTTCACCACAGCATCTTCAGATTATCCTTTTTAACTTATTGGATAATGCCATTAAATACACCAAGTACGCCAATAAATCACAAATCAAAGTCACTACTGCTATTGACGACGGGTATTGGGTGATGAAGGTAGAAGACAATGGAATTGGAATCAATGAAGAACATCAGCTCAAAATATTTGATATGTTTCAGCGCTTCAGCCACCACAAAGACGGTACCGGCATGGGTCTATATATCGTAAAAACAACAGTAGAGAAATACAAAGGCTGTGTTAGTGTAGAAAGTGAAGCAGGGCAAGGAAGTACATTTATTGTTTCTCTCCCTGCCCCTTTACTGAAAGCTGAAAATCAGTACAAAAACAATGGCAAATAA
- a CDS encoding Dps family protein — protein sequence MEKLVNKKPNTKSAPSIGLSEDNRAGAAEILNHILANESVLYTKTRNFHWNVTGPLFYSLHNLLEEQYQQLATSIDEIAERSRQMGFRAIGSMQEFLDLASLKESKDEKLSDTEMVARLVKDHESLIESMRVDIEKLEDELQDAGNADFVTALLQEHEKMAWMLRSLLK from the coding sequence ATGGAAAAGTTAGTAAATAAAAAACCAAACACTAAAAGCGCTCCCAGCATAGGACTATCAGAGGATAACCGTGCAGGTGCTGCTGAGATTTTGAACCATATTCTGGCTAACGAATCAGTCTTGTATACTAAAACCAGAAATTTTCATTGGAATGTAACCGGTCCGTTATTCTATAGCTTACATAATTTACTGGAAGAGCAGTATCAGCAACTGGCTACCAGCATAGACGAAATCGCCGAGCGCTCTCGTCAGATGGGCTTCAGGGCAATCGGCAGCATGCAGGAATTTCTGGACCTGGCCAGCCTCAAAGAGTCTAAAGATGAAAAGTTAAGTGATACTGAAATGGTAGCCCGGCTGGTTAAAGATCATGAAAGCCTGATTGAAAGCATGAGAGTAGACATTGAAAAGTTAGAAGATGAGCTACAGGATGCAGGTAATGCCGACTTTGTAACTGCACTCTTGCAGGAGCATGAAAAAATGGCATGGATGCTAAGATCTCTTCTCAAGTAA